Proteins found in one Candidatus Methylomirabilota bacterium genomic segment:
- a CDS encoding ABC transporter substrate-binding protein: MTVTRAALAVVLTLGVLVAPLAAETQPPAKAPRIGFLGGASPSAASHFLDAFRRGLRERGYVEGQNIVIEYRWAEGRQERLPGLAAELVGLKVDVIVAAITTAALAAKNVTTTIPIVMMVVNEPVRVGLVASLARPGGNITGLAAISDELWPKQLELLKEAVPMVSRVAVLWNPANFSHGPALKGIVVAARSLGMQPQLHEARGPDEFDSAFAAMTRARAGALLVVADTLFFLHRTRIADLAAKARLPAMYGSREHVEVGGLLAYAADYADLYRRGATYVDKILKGARPAGLPVEQPTKFELVINLKTAKALGLTIPRSVVLRADRVIE, from the coding sequence ATGACGGTCACACGCGCCGCGCTCGCGGTCGTCCTCACCCTCGGCGTTTTGGTCGCGCCGCTCGCCGCTGAGACGCAGCCGCCGGCGAAAGCCCCGAGGATCGGCTTCCTCGGGGGTGCATCGCCGTCTGCCGCCTCGCACTTCCTCGACGCGTTCCGGCGAGGCCTGCGCGAGCGTGGTTACGTCGAGGGGCAGAACATCGTCATCGAGTACCGCTGGGCCGAGGGGAGGCAAGAGCGTCTCCCCGGCCTCGCCGCAGAGTTGGTCGGTCTCAAGGTTGACGTTATCGTTGCGGCGATCACCACGGCGGCGCTCGCAGCCAAGAACGTGACCACGACGATTCCCATCGTCATGATGGTCGTTAACGAGCCTGTCAGGGTGGGACTTGTCGCAAGCCTCGCGCGGCCGGGCGGAAATATCACGGGCCTGGCCGCCATCAGCGATGAGTTATGGCCCAAGCAGCTGGAGTTGTTGAAGGAGGCCGTTCCGATGGTCTCCCGTGTGGCCGTGCTCTGGAATCCGGCCAATTTCTCCCACGGACCAGCGTTGAAAGGTATCGTGGTTGCAGCCCGGTCGTTAGGGATGCAGCCTCAGCTCCATGAGGCGCGAGGTCCCGACGAATTCGACAGCGCCTTCGCGGCGATGACCAGAGCGCGAGCCGGCGCGCTTCTCGTCGTGGCGGACACGCTGTTCTTTCTTCACCGAACACGGATCGCAGACCTCGCCGCGAAGGCGCGGCTGCCGGCGATGTATGGCTCAAGGGAGCATGTCGAGGTCGGGGGCCTTCTGGCCTATGCCGCCGACTACGCCGATTTGTACCGGCGCGGCGCCACCTACGTGGACAAGATCCTGAAGGGCGCCAGGCCCGCCGGTCTGCCCGTCGAGCAACCCACCAAGTTCGAGTTGGTGATCAACCTCAAGACCGCGAAGGCGCTCGGGCTCACGATCCCGCGGTCGGTCGTGCTGCGCGCGGATCGGGTGATCGAGTGA
- a CDS encoding ABC transporter substrate-binding protein, translating into MNVLGLALLSLGVLVTQATVGWTQAKPPITVALVAAMSGGSALSGEAIKRGLTVAIDEINARGGLLGGRKVELVIRDEEGNPSKGVTAARDVIERERAVAVFGGLHSPVGLAMLPVFHELRVPYVGTWAAATAITRNGRTPNFMFRVSANDDIVDHFLAKHVTEKLGKRKPGVILENTPWGASNQEGLTKWFAKLGAQPVGFEKFNWNDSDMSAQLLRLKNGGADAIVMVANAPEGAQVVKSRAKIGWDVPTVSHWGISGGRFAELTGELSESVVFVQTYSFFGRQSAVGERVIAALKAKYGVKGPEDILAPVGTANAYDAMHLVALAIERAGAADGAKVRDALENLGEHRGLIKTYRRPFTLEEHDALTENDYILVTWQGGKIVPVAMK; encoded by the coding sequence ATGAACGTGCTCGGACTCGCGCTCCTGTCGCTCGGTGTGCTCGTGACGCAGGCCACGGTCGGCTGGACCCAGGCGAAGCCGCCGATCACGGTCGCCCTCGTCGCCGCCATGTCGGGCGGCTCGGCGCTCTCGGGCGAGGCGATCAAGCGCGGCCTCACCGTCGCCATCGACGAGATCAACGCCCGGGGCGGCCTGCTCGGCGGCCGCAAGGTCGAGCTCGTCATCCGCGACGAGGAGGGCAACCCCTCGAAGGGCGTGACGGCCGCGCGCGACGTGATCGAGCGCGAGCGGGCGGTCGCGGTCTTCGGCGGGCTCCACTCGCCCGTGGGGCTCGCGATGCTGCCGGTGTTCCACGAGCTGCGCGTGCCGTACGTCGGGACGTGGGCCGCCGCGACGGCGATCACCCGCAACGGCCGGACGCCCAACTTCATGTTCCGCGTCTCCGCCAACGATGACATCGTGGACCACTTCCTGGCGAAGCACGTGACCGAGAAGCTCGGCAAGCGGAAGCCCGGCGTGATCCTCGAGAACACGCCCTGGGGCGCCTCGAACCAGGAGGGGCTCACGAAGTGGTTCGCCAAGCTCGGCGCCCAGCCGGTCGGCTTCGAGAAGTTCAACTGGAACGACTCCGACATGAGCGCGCAGCTCCTGCGCCTGAAGAACGGCGGCGCCGACGCGATCGTGATGGTCGCCAACGCCCCCGAGGGCGCGCAGGTCGTGAAGAGCCGGGCCAAGATCGGCTGGGACGTCCCCACGGTCTCCCACTGGGGGATCAGCGGCGGCCGGTTCGCGGAGCTGACCGGCGAGCTCTCCGAGTCGGTCGTCTTCGTGCAGACCTACTCGTTCTTCGGCAGGCAGAGCGCCGTCGGCGAGCGCGTCATCGCCGCGCTCAAGGCGAAGTACGGCGTGAAGGGCCCGGAGGACATCCTGGCGCCGGTCGGCACCGCGAACGCCTACGACGCCATGCACCTCGTCGCGCTCGCGATCGAGCGCGCGGGCGCCGCCGACGGGGCGAAGGTCCGCGACGCGCTCGAGAATCTCGGCGAGCACCGCGGGCTCATCAAGACGTACCGGCGGCCGTTCACGCTCGAGGAGCACGACGCGCTGACCGAGAACGACTACATCCTCGTCACGTGGCAGGGGGGCAAGATCGTCCCCGTCGCGATGAAGTAG
- a CDS encoding branched-chain amino acid ABC transporter permease, with translation MIVQLLFSGLALGSMYALVALGYNITYATSRTVNFSQGQSVMVGAVIAYALHVGAGWPLVPAVLVTLAALAALGVLVERVAVRPFLAASSIAWLLATIALGIIAENVTMLLFGKDARAFPSGLARKPWTILGAGVYPHELLVPAVGIALMVLVELAFRRTLAGRALRAVAFGHDAARLMGIDVTRTISVAYALSSVLAGVAGILLAPLLNVSATMGTTIGLKAFAVAIIGGIESARGIVVAGILYGIVESVVAGYLGTGVREIVGFGLVILVLLARPWGLFGVPAPRRV, from the coding sequence GTGATCGTCCAGCTTCTCTTCAGCGGGCTCGCGCTCGGTAGCATGTACGCGCTCGTGGCACTCGGCTACAACATCACCTACGCCACGAGCCGCACGGTCAACTTCTCGCAGGGCCAGTCGGTGATGGTCGGCGCCGTCATCGCGTACGCGCTCCACGTCGGCGCGGGCTGGCCCCTGGTCCCGGCCGTGCTGGTGACGCTCGCGGCGCTGGCGGCGCTCGGCGTGCTCGTGGAGCGCGTGGCCGTGCGCCCGTTCCTCGCCGCGTCGTCCATCGCCTGGCTCCTCGCGACGATCGCGCTCGGGATCATCGCCGAGAACGTCACGATGCTCCTCTTCGGCAAGGACGCCCGCGCGTTCCCGTCCGGCCTCGCGCGGAAGCCGTGGACGATCCTCGGCGCCGGCGTGTACCCGCACGAGCTGCTCGTCCCGGCGGTCGGGATCGCGTTGATGGTCCTGGTGGAGCTCGCGTTCCGGCGCACGCTCGCCGGCCGCGCGCTCCGCGCGGTGGCGTTCGGCCACGACGCGGCCCGGCTCATGGGGATCGACGTCACGCGGACGATCAGCGTCGCCTACGCGCTCTCCTCGGTCCTCGCCGGCGTGGCCGGGATCCTCCTCGCGCCGCTCCTCAACGTCTCGGCGACCATGGGCACGACGATCGGGTTGAAGGCCTTCGCGGTGGCGATCATCGGGGGGATCGAGAGCGCGCGGGGGATCGTCGTCGCCGGCATCCTCTACGGGATCGTCGAGTCGGTCGTGGCCGGGTACCTCGGAACGGGCGTCCGCGAGATCGTCGGCTTCGGCCTCGTGATCCTCGTGCTGCTGGCCCGGCCGTGGGGGCTCTTCGGGGTCCCGGCGCCCCGGCGCGTGTAG